The Burkholderia cepacia genomic interval GACACGATGTCGAGCGAACCGTCAGCCTTCTTCACGAGCCATGCCCAGCCCGAACCGAACGTGCCGACCGCGGCCTTCGTGAACGCTTCCTTGAATGCGTCGTACGAACCCCACTTCGCGTTGATCGCGTCGCCCAGTGCGCCCGTCGGTGCGCCGCCGCCGTTCGGCGACAGGCTGTTCCAGAAGAACGTGTGGTTCCAGATTTGCGCGGCGTTGTTGAAGATGCCGCCCGACGACTTCTTCACGATCTCTTCCAGCGACAGGTTTTCGAATTCCGTGCCCGGGATCAGATTGTTCAGGTTCGTCACATAAGCCTGATGGTGCTTGCCGTAGTGGTACTGGATCGTCTCGAGCGAGATGGTCGGCGCGAGTGCGTCTTCAGCGTACGGGAGCGGCGGGAGCGTATGAGCCATGGCGATTCCTTCGTTGAGTATGTAGGGAGGCTGTGTTGAATGCTGCCGAGCGTCCGATTGTAGGCGAGACCGAATAACCCCGCAAACTCACGGGCCATTTATCCGCGGTATGCGGAAAAGCGATGTTCGCGCAGCACGTCGACGCAGCGAGCAGGTTGCGTTCCCGATGCCGGACGCCGCGTCAGAACGTATCCGACAGCCGCGGCTGCACGTCGGCGAGCGACACGTCGGCCGAGCCTTCGGCGAGATGCACGGTCAGGCGGCGCTGCGGCTTCAATGCGTTCGGCGTACGCACCGCGCGGCCCGTCTGCGCATCGATCAGCGCCGCATAGCCGCGCTCGAGCGTGCGCTGCGGGCTCAACACCTCGAGCCTTGCCGCACAGGCTGACACGCGAGCCGTGTCGCGTTCGTGACGGCGCTGCAATGCGAGCGCAAGACGTTGCGACAGCCCCGCGAGCGCCTGGCGCGCCTGCGACGGATCGGGGCGCGCGCGCTGCCAGCGCAATTGCGCGAGCGCGAACCGCGCACGCGCGTCGCGCACCGGCCGCGACGCCGCCGACGCCAGCCGCACGGCGAGCTGCTCGACGTGCGTGCGCTGCCGCTGCAGCCGCTCGGCCGGGCTCACCAGCCGGCGCGCGAGCCAGTCGAGCTGCTGCGCGCGCTGCTCCAGCCGACGCGCCATGCCGCGTGCGAGCGCGCGCTGGCGCTCGCCGACCTCGCGCAGCAGCAGCGCGCGCTGCGGGCTCGCGAGCTCGGCGGCGCCGGTGGGCGTCGGCGCGCGCAGGTCGGCCG includes:
- the sodB gene encoding superoxide dismutase [Fe], which codes for MAHTLPPLPYAEDALAPTISLETIQYHYGKHHQAYVTNLNNLIPGTEFENLSLEEIVKKSSGGIFNNAAQIWNHTFFWNSLSPNGGGAPTGALGDAINAKWGSYDAFKEAFTKAAVGTFGSGWAWLVKKADGSLDIVSTSNAATPLTTADKALLTIDVWEHAYYIDYRNARPKFVEAFWNIVNWDFAAKNFA